From a region of the Babylonia areolata isolate BAREFJ2019XMU chromosome 21, ASM4173473v1, whole genome shotgun sequence genome:
- the LOC143295886 gene encoding galactose-3-O-sulfotransferase 2-like, whose protein sequence is MLRSHLVLLAVLAVVWLCLLSVFFATSRQDTSVTLPDDVTIDDVIRGDLNYDPGALRFFPTSCRPQSNFVFIKCLQCSTGTVDMVFRRYGYVNNLPVALPVGEHVHLGWPRPFSARHVRPSSRGFSLLAEPAVYNGTVMRGLMNKDTVFFAMIRHPLDLLVSTIESFQVLEAANLTRTHGAAALPIYIQHIDEYEGVFKGRVASPGTPSVPDGFSLSKNLLSHCLGMPLGFPQDRHDISADFTAIKQYIHNLDSELLLVMIMEHVDESLVLLKRVMCWGFKDILHLGSDESSSFANISLSVLTQHDRDLHRRWSSADYQLYEHFHGMFWKKVDQHGEDFWEDVVYYRHLQREVRWFCRKVTPYGDSYIQFPETRVSPAFRVTSEDCRLMEAPLLDLLKERYQQQESPVTGRSSDTAIASGRLR, encoded by the coding sequence ATGCTCAGATCCCACCTTGTCCTCCTGGCCGTGCTGGCTGTGGTCTGGCTGTGTCTGCTCTCCGTCTTTTTCGCCACCTCCAGACAAGACACTTCCGTGACGCTTCCCGACGATGTCACCATTGATGACGTCATTCGAGGCGACCTGAACTATGACCCGGGCGCTCTCCGTTTCTTCCCGACCAGCTGTCGGCCTCAGAGCAACTTTGTGTTCATCAAATGCCTTCAGTGCAGCACTGGGACTGTGGACATGGTGTTCCGCAGGTACGGCTACGTCAACAACCTGCCCGTGGCCCTGCCTGTGGGAGAGCACGTGCACCTTGGATGGCCCAGGCCTTTCAGCGCGCGCCATGTCCGGCCATCCAGTCGTGGTTTCAGCCTGCTGGCAGAGCCCGCTGTCTATAACGGCACCGTCATGAGAGGCCTCATGAACAAGGACACCGTCTTCTTTGCCATGATCCGTCACCCTCTGGACCTGCTTGTCTCCACCATAGAGTCTTTCCAGGTACTGGAAGCAGCCAACCTGACCCGGACACACGGAGCTGCAGCATTGCCGATCTACATTCAGCACATTGATGAATACGAGGGCGTGTTTAAGGGCCGGGTCGCCTCACCCGGTACACCGAGTGTTCCTGACGGGTTTTCTCTCTCCAAAAACTTGCTGTCCCATTGTCTGGGCATGCCTCTGGGCTTTCCACAGGACCGTCACGATATATCAGCAGATTTCACTGCAATCAAGCAGTACATCCACAATCTAGATTCCGAATTGTTGCTGGTAATGATTATGGAACATGTGGACGAATCTCTGGTTCTTTTGAAACGGGTGATGTGCTGGGGTTTCAAGGATATACTCCATCTCGGCAGCGATGAAAGCAGCAGTTTCGCCAACATATCATTGTCTGTGCTGACTCAGCATGATCGTGACCTCCACAGACGCTGGAGTTCAGCAGACTACCAGCTGTATGAGCATTTTCACGGAATGTTCTGGAAGAAGGTGGATCAGCACGGGGAAGACTTTTGGGAAGACGTGGTCTATTATCGGCACCTTCAGAGAGAAGTCAGGTGGTTTTGTCGGAAAGTGACGCCGTACGGGGATAGTTACATCCAGTTTCCGGAAACGAGGGTGAGCCCAGCCTTCAGGGTGACCTCAGAGGATTGCAGGCTAATGGAAGCTCCCCTCCTGGACCTGCTGAAGGAGCGGTACCAGCAACAGGAGTCTCCAGTCACCGGCAGGTCCTCAGACACCGCCATAGCAAGTGGGCGTCTCCGCTAA